The Tamandua tetradactyla isolate mTamTet1 chromosome 23, mTamTet1.pri, whole genome shotgun sequence genome includes a window with the following:
- the ASL gene encoding argininosuccinate lyase, whose protein sequence is MASESGKLWGGRFVGSVDPVMEKFNSSIAYDRHLWEVDVQGSKAYSRGLEKAGLLTKAEMDQILRGLDKVAEEWAQGTFKLNPNDEDIHTANERRLKELIGETAGKLHTGRSRNDQVVTDLRLWMRQTCSTLSALLWELIKTMVDRAEAERDVLFPGYTHLQRAQPIRWSHWILSHAVALTRDSERLLEVQKRINILPLGSGAIAGNPLGVDRELLRAELNFGAITLNSMDATSERDFVAEFLFWASLCMTHLSRMAEDLILYGTKEFSFVQLSDAYSTGSSLMPQKKNPDSLELIRSKAGRVFGRCAGLLMTLKGLPSTYNKDLQEDKEAVFEVSDTMSAVLQVATGVISTLQIHRENMAGALSADMLATDLAYYLVRKGMPFRQAHEASGKAVFMAETKGVALNQLSLQELQTISPLFSGDVSRVWDYGHSVEQYTALGGTALSSVDWQIGQIRAQLRAQQA, encoded by the exons ATGGCATCGGAG AGTGGGAAGCTGTGGGGTGGCCGGTTTGTGGGCTCCGTGGACCCCGTTATGGAGAAGTTCAACTCGTCCATTGCCTACGACCGGCACCTGTGGGAGGTGGACGTGCAGGGCAGCAAGGCCTACAGCAGGGGCCTGGAGAAGGCAGGGCTCCTCACCAAGGCAGAGATGGACCAGATACTCCGCGGCCTAGACAAG GTGGCTGAGGAATGGGCCCAGGGCACCTTCAAACTAAACCCCAACGATGAGGACATCCACACAGCCAATGAGCGGCGGCTGAAG GAGCTTATTGGTGAGACTGCAGGGAAGCTACACACAGGACGAAGTCGAAACGACCAG GTGGTCACAGACCTCAGGCTGTGGATGCGGCAGACCTGCTCGACACTCTCTGCCCTCCTCTGGGAGCTCATCAAAACCATGGTGGATCGGGCAGAAGC GGAACGAGACGTCCTCTTCCCAGGGTACACACACCTGCAGAGGGCTCAGCCCATCCGCTGGAGCCACTGGATCCTGAG TCACGCGGTGGCACTGACCCGAGACTCTGAGAGGCTGCTGGAGGTGCAGAAGCGGATCAATATCCTGCCCCTGGGGAG TGGGGCCATTGCTGGCAATCCTCTGGGTGTGGACCGGGAGCTACTCCGAGCAG AACTGAACTTTGGGGCCATCACTCTCAATAGCATGGATGCTACCAGTGAGCGAGACTTTGTGG CTGAGTTCCTGTTCTGGGCTTCACTGTGCATGACCCACCTCAGCAGGATGGCTGAGGACCTCATTCTCTACGGCACCAAGGAATTCAGCTTTGTGCAGCTCTCAGATGCCTACAG CACTGGAAGTAGCCTGATGCCCCAGAAGAAAAACCCAGACAGCCTGGAGCTGATCCGGAGCAAGGCGGGGCGAGTGTTTGGTCGG TGTGCTGGGCTTCTGatgaccctcaagggacttccgAGCACCTACAACAAGGACTTGCAG gaGGACAAGGAAGCTGTGTTTGAAGTGTCGGACACCATGAGTGCCGTTCTCCAGGTGGCCACTGGTGTCATCTCTACATTGCAG ATTCACCGTGAGAATATGGCAGGGGCACTTAGCGCTGACATGCTGGCCACGGACCTGGCCTACTACTTGGTCCGCAAAGGG ATGCCATTCCGCCAGGCCCATGAGGCCTCTGGGAAGGCTGTGTTCATGGCTGAGACCAAGGGAGTTGCCCTCAACCAGCTGTCGCTGCAGGAGCTGCAGACCATCAG CCCCTTGTTCTCAGGTGACGTGAGCCGTGTGTGGGACTATGGGCACAGTGTGGAGCAGTACACTGCCCTGGGGGGCACAGCACTCTCTAGCGTCGACTGGCAGATCGGCCAGATACGGGCACAGCTGCGGGCACAGCAGGCCTag